The following are encoded together in the Capsulimonas corticalis genome:
- a CDS encoding GspE/PulE family protein: MADESVQGVDTLGSDDDRLGAVVDRLVRDGIQFGSSDIHFRRKSNGLLVRYRRDGVLHERGYILGSIQEGVIARLKTQSGMQVSEKRGPQDGKITLNLSGEEHDLRVLCFPTFFGESVVIRVADKAAVHPSISNLDFDPEMFATFERLIARQSGMVIVTGPGGSGKTSFLYSCLSKIDAQKNHVVTVEDPIELLLPGATQFCVNRRAGMTFAEVARSSLSLNPDILFVGECRDMECAQIAADAALTGRLVMTTMHMLDTPATLRRLIDMGVSPSTIAAAVKGIVSLRLIRRLCPECKATASFQDTAATLEKVRWLPAFQGCEIEDAPVLYRAVGCSECRQTGYQGRIGLQEVLACDSKLVTQLLQSGGAEEMRLRAVASGMRTLVADGVRKAIAGKTTIEELLRATGSAI; this comes from the coding sequence ATGGCGGATGAAAGCGTTCAAGGAGTGGATACACTGGGAAGCGACGACGATCGGCTTGGCGCTGTTGTCGATCGATTGGTTCGAGACGGCATTCAATTCGGCTCAAGCGACATCCATTTTCGGCGTAAATCCAATGGGCTCTTGGTTCGATACCGGCGCGACGGCGTCCTTCATGAGCGCGGGTATATTCTTGGCTCGATTCAGGAAGGCGTGATCGCGCGGCTCAAGACCCAGTCAGGAATGCAAGTTTCTGAGAAACGCGGACCTCAGGACGGCAAAATAACCCTGAACCTTTCAGGCGAAGAACACGATCTTCGCGTGTTGTGTTTCCCGACGTTTTTTGGGGAAAGCGTCGTCATCCGGGTGGCCGACAAAGCCGCCGTACATCCCAGCATCTCGAATCTTGACTTTGACCCAGAAATGTTTGCCACATTTGAACGTCTCATCGCCCGGCAAAGTGGAATGGTGATCGTCACCGGGCCAGGGGGATCAGGAAAAACATCGTTCTTGTATTCCTGTTTGTCAAAGATTGACGCTCAGAAGAATCATGTCGTAACGGTCGAAGATCCCATTGAGCTTCTGCTGCCAGGCGCGACGCAATTTTGCGTCAACCGGCGAGCGGGTATGACATTCGCCGAGGTCGCGCGATCCTCGTTGAGTCTCAATCCGGATATTCTCTTCGTTGGGGAATGCCGCGATATGGAGTGCGCGCAGATCGCCGCGGATGCAGCACTCACAGGACGTCTTGTGATGACGACCATGCATATGCTTGACACGCCTGCGACGCTTCGTCGATTGATTGATATGGGAGTCAGTCCCTCAACGATCGCCGCCGCTGTAAAGGGAATCGTCAGCCTTCGTCTGATCAGACGGCTGTGTCCGGAGTGTAAGGCCACTGCGTCTTTTCAGGACACAGCGGCCACTCTGGAAAAAGTGCGCTGGCTTCCCGCGTTTCAAGGCTGCGAAATTGAGGACGCGCCGGTTCTTTATCGCGCAGTCGGATGCTCCGAATGCCGACAAACTGGATATCAGGGCCGTATTGGACTACAAGAGGTCCTCGCCTGTGACTCGAAATTGGTCACTCAGCTTCTTCAAAGCGGCGGCGCCGAGGAAATGAGGCTGCGCGCAGTCGCAAGCGGCATGCGCACTCTGGTCGCCGATGGAGTGAGAAAAGCCATTGCTGGCAAGACCACCATTGAAGAACTACTCCGCGCCACCGGATCCGCGATCTGA
- a CDS encoding SDR family oxidoreductase, producing MADKKVALITGANKGIGKEIARQLGAQGYTVLLGARDAGRGAEAAEDLKKDGIDAHTIQLEVTNQESLDAAAAKVEAEYGKLDVLVNNAGIYIESAPASQTDVETFKKTYDTNVFGVFAATKSFLPLIKKAEAGRIVNMSSGLGSITQNSDPNWSFAAFKAVAYNSSKSAVNAITVVFAAELKDTPIKVNAADPGYVATDINGNSGPRTVQQGATAAVRLATLPADGPTGGYFDEDGTVPW from the coding sequence ATGGCGGACAAAAAAGTCGCATTGATCACCGGAGCGAATAAAGGCATTGGCAAGGAGATCGCACGTCAACTAGGCGCGCAGGGATACACCGTTTTGCTCGGAGCGCGCGATGCGGGACGCGGCGCGGAGGCGGCGGAGGATTTGAAGAAGGACGGCATTGACGCCCATACGATCCAGCTGGAAGTGACGAACCAGGAAAGCCTCGACGCCGCGGCGGCGAAGGTCGAAGCGGAATACGGTAAGCTGGATGTGCTTGTCAATAACGCCGGCATCTATATCGAGTCAGCTCCCGCGAGCCAGACCGACGTTGAGACGTTCAAAAAGACTTACGACACGAACGTATTCGGCGTGTTCGCCGCCACCAAGTCGTTCCTTCCTCTGATCAAGAAAGCAGAAGCGGGGCGCATTGTCAATATGTCCAGCGGTCTAGGATCCATCACGCAAAACAGCGACCCCAATTGGTCGTTCGCAGCGTTTAAGGCCGTCGCCTATAACTCCTCAAAGTCGGCGGTGAATGCGATTACCGTGGTCTTCGCGGCAGAACTCAAGGACACGCCAATCAAGGTCAACGCCGCCGATCCGGGATATGTCGCCACGGACATTAACGGCAACAGCGGCCCTCGCACCGTGCAGCAGGGCGCCACCGCCGCCGTTCGCCTCGCCACCCTTCCCGCCGACGGTCCGACCGGCGGCTACTTCGACGAAGACGGAACGGTTCCGTGGTAG
- the purM gene encoding phosphoribosylformylglycinamidine cyclo-ligase → MSEAKEQSAYARAGVDIDAATDAVDRMKSHIKKTLTPGVLTGVGSFGGMFALSALGTLQDPVLVSSIDGVGTKLKIAFATNRHDTIGRDLVNHCINDILVQGARPLFFLDYFGTGKLQPHVAEAVVKGLTDGCQAAGCALIGGETAEMPGLYGDGEYDLAGSIVGIVERAKIVDGSQVAPGDVLIGLASDGLHTNGYSLARQALLHDGQLPLETPIPELGGETLADVLLAPHRCYAPAVLSYLETNRVHAMAHITGGGFLDNIPRVLPTGVGVHIDRSAWTVPPIFGLIEKLGGVSNYEMHRVFNMGIGYVLVVPADDADTAIAYFENAGEKAVKLGVAIEGDGVELG, encoded by the coding sequence GTGAAGCAAAAGAGCAGAGCGCGTATGCGCGGGCGGGTGTGGATATCGATGCGGCGACGGACGCCGTGGACCGGATGAAGTCGCATATCAAGAAGACGCTGACTCCGGGCGTGCTGACCGGCGTCGGCAGCTTCGGCGGCATGTTCGCGCTGTCGGCGCTTGGGACATTGCAGGACCCGGTCCTGGTCTCCAGCATCGACGGCGTCGGCACGAAGTTAAAAATCGCCTTCGCGACCAACCGTCACGACACGATCGGCCGCGACTTGGTCAACCACTGCATCAACGATATCCTGGTGCAGGGCGCCCGCCCCCTGTTCTTTCTCGACTACTTTGGGACCGGCAAGCTCCAGCCACACGTCGCCGAGGCCGTGGTTAAGGGCCTGACCGACGGCTGCCAGGCCGCCGGCTGCGCCTTGATCGGCGGCGAGACCGCCGAAATGCCCGGGTTGTACGGCGACGGCGAATACGACCTCGCCGGCAGCATTGTCGGCATCGTCGAGCGCGCCAAGATCGTGGATGGCTCCCAGGTCGCGCCCGGCGACGTCCTCATCGGCCTCGCCTCCGACGGCCTGCACACCAACGGCTATTCCCTCGCCCGCCAGGCGCTCCTGCACGACGGCCAATTGCCCTTAGAAACACCGATCCCCGAACTCGGCGGTGAAACCCTCGCCGATGTGCTGCTCGCGCCGCACCGCTGCTACGCCCCCGCCGTCCTCTCCTACCTGGAGACAAACCGCGTGCACGCCATGGCCCACATCACCGGCGGCGGCTTTTTAGACAACATCCCGCGCGTCCTGCCCACCGGCGTCGGCGTCCATATCGACCGCAGCGCCTGGACCGTCCCGCCGATCTTCGGACTCATCGAAAAACTGGGCGGCGTTTCAAATTACGAAATGCACCGCGTGTTCAACATGGGAATTGGGTACGTGCTGGTCGTTCCGGCGGACGACGCCGACACGGCGATCGCGTACTTTGAGAACGCCGGCGAAAAGGCCGTAAAGCTGGGAGTGGCGATTGAGGGCGACGGAGTGGAGCTGGGGTAA
- a CDS encoding TCR/Tet family MFS transporter: MPTHAPKSLSPAMKRSASLGFIFITLLVDVLGSGLLVPILPGYIGRLSHHGISAAARDYGWLLSLYGAMQFLFAPLFGALSDRYGRRPILLISLLFTGLDYIIMALAPTLVWLYVGRILSGITGASYTAATAYIADISPPEKRAQNFGLVGAAFGVGFIIGPAAGGLLGAINTRLPFWVAAGLSLANLLYGLFVLPESHAAENRRRFSWRETSPIGAMIVLGKYPIVWGLTGALAAANLGMQCLNSTWVLFTTAKFGWTVRENGIALAAFGLIALVSQVGLSRLLLPQLGERRAMLLGLGVGAIECAAYALVPSGWMIYPVMLLGAIGFISGQATQGLLSRQVSEREQGALQGALASLASVTGILGPVIGSSVFAYFTSAQAPMRLPGAPFLLTAVLNILALGLAVRTLRRKPTARAKT, translated from the coding sequence ATCCCTACCCACGCGCCGAAAAGTCTCTCACCTGCAATGAAGCGCTCCGCAAGTCTCGGCTTTATCTTTATCACCCTGCTCGTCGATGTTCTCGGCTCCGGCCTCCTCGTTCCCATCCTGCCCGGCTATATCGGCCGGCTGTCGCATCATGGGATCAGCGCGGCGGCGCGCGACTACGGCTGGCTGCTTTCCCTCTACGGCGCGATGCAGTTTCTCTTTGCTCCCCTCTTCGGCGCGCTCAGCGACCGCTATGGCCGCCGGCCGATCCTGCTGATTTCCCTGCTGTTCACCGGGCTCGACTACATTATCATGGCCCTCGCGCCGACCTTGGTCTGGCTGTATGTCGGGCGGATCCTTTCAGGCATCACCGGGGCCAGTTATACGGCGGCGACGGCTTATATCGCCGATATCAGCCCGCCGGAGAAGCGGGCGCAGAACTTCGGACTGGTGGGCGCGGCGTTTGGCGTGGGGTTTATCATCGGCCCGGCGGCGGGCGGATTATTGGGCGCGATCAATACCCGGCTGCCGTTTTGGGTGGCGGCGGGTCTGTCGCTCGCGAACTTGCTTTATGGGCTTTTCGTACTGCCCGAATCGCATGCGGCGGAGAATCGGCGGCGGTTTTCGTGGCGGGAGACCAGCCCGATCGGCGCGATGATCGTGCTGGGAAAGTACCCGATCGTCTGGGGATTGACGGGCGCGCTGGCGGCCGCGAACCTGGGGATGCAGTGCCTGAACAGCACATGGGTGCTTTTCACCACGGCGAAGTTCGGCTGGACGGTGCGCGAAAACGGGATCGCGCTTGCGGCGTTCGGCCTGATCGCGCTGGTTTCCCAGGTTGGATTGTCCCGGCTGCTGCTGCCACAACTGGGCGAGCGGCGCGCGATGCTTCTGGGCCTCGGGGTGGGCGCCATTGAATGCGCCGCCTACGCGCTTGTTCCCAGCGGCTGGATGATTTATCCCGTCATGCTGCTGGGCGCGATCGGCTTTATTTCGGGCCAGGCGACACAGGGGCTGCTGTCACGACAGGTGAGCGAGCGCGAACAGGGCGCTCTGCAAGGAGCGCTCGCCAGTCTCGCCAGCGTGACCGGCATCCTCGGCCCGGTGATCGGCTCCAGCGTGTTCGCCTACTTCACCAGTGCCCAGGCGCCGATGCGCTTGCCCGGCGCGCCGTTCCTGCTGACCGCCGTTCTCAATATCTTAGCCCTCGGCCTTGCCGTGCGTACGCTGCGGCGAAAGCCGACAGCCCGGGCGAAAACTTAA
- a CDS encoding Nramp family divalent metal transporter: MPEPRDIREAEGSPLATMSAAASPPPASSGSASSTPSPASAPRRRSRWLVLLSVLGPGVISAAAGNDAGGITTFSQVGATYGFTLLWCLALVTVGLIVVQEMCTRMGAVTGKGLADLIRENFGLKVTMFAMIVLLIANFAITVSEFAGIAAVGEMFLGHSARKIIVPVAMLLVWGVVSRGSYQKIERVFLIASLIFLTYIVTALKIGVPWGQVLHATFLPPLSKLPWSGDLIVMIVTLIGTTISPYMQFYQQSAVRDKGISMKDYALAKWDTILGCMLSSIVAMFIVVTCAQELHTAGITQIDSAGQVAIALQPLAGKYASILFAFGLLNASLMAAMVVPLSSAYAVTESLGWESGLGRRIRELPLFYGTYGALILLSGLLIMFLPAHSNLIQIILNAQIVNCALLPVELILMLILINRRRIMGRYKNTIGMNVVAWTTTAIAASLSLFLLVRQIWTAIHPA; encoded by the coding sequence ATGCCCGAGCCACGCGACATTCGCGAAGCGGAAGGGTCGCCGCTCGCCACCATGTCGGCCGCGGCGTCGCCACCGCCGGCCTCGTCCGGGTCCGCCTCCAGCACGCCGAGCCCCGCTTCGGCGCCGAGACGGCGGTCGCGTTGGCTTGTCTTGCTCTCGGTCCTCGGTCCCGGGGTTATTTCGGCTGCGGCCGGTAACGACGCCGGCGGCATCACCACCTTTTCCCAAGTCGGCGCAACCTACGGTTTCACGCTCCTCTGGTGCCTCGCTCTCGTCACGGTCGGCCTGATCGTCGTGCAGGAGATGTGCACGCGCATGGGCGCGGTCACCGGCAAGGGCCTCGCCGATCTCATCCGTGAGAACTTCGGTCTCAAAGTCACCATGTTCGCGATGATCGTTTTGCTGATCGCGAACTTCGCCATCACCGTCTCGGAATTCGCCGGCATCGCCGCCGTCGGCGAGATGTTTTTAGGCCACTCCGCGCGGAAGATCATCGTTCCCGTCGCCATGCTGCTGGTATGGGGCGTCGTTTCGCGCGGATCGTATCAGAAGATCGAGCGCGTCTTCTTGATCGCCTCGCTCATCTTCCTCACCTATATCGTCACCGCGCTCAAAATCGGCGTGCCGTGGGGACAGGTCCTGCACGCGACATTCCTGCCGCCTCTCTCAAAGCTGCCCTGGAGCGGCGATTTGATCGTGATGATCGTGACGCTCATCGGCACCACGATCTCTCCCTACATGCAGTTCTATCAGCAATCGGCGGTGCGCGACAAAGGCATCTCGATGAAGGACTACGCGCTGGCGAAGTGGGACACCATTCTCGGCTGCATGCTGTCCTCGATCGTCGCCATGTTCATCGTCGTAACCTGCGCCCAGGAATTACATACGGCGGGGATCACGCAGATCGACAGCGCCGGACAGGTCGCCATCGCCTTGCAGCCGCTTGCCGGCAAGTACGCCTCGATCCTCTTCGCCTTCGGCCTTCTGAACGCCTCGCTGATGGCCGCCATGGTCGTGCCGCTGTCCTCGGCGTACGCCGTGACGGAGTCGCTGGGGTGGGAGAGCGGCCTGGGCCGCCGCATCCGCGAACTGCCCTTGTTCTACGGCACCTACGGCGCGCTGATTCTGCTCAGCGGCCTCTTGATCATGTTCCTGCCCGCGCATTCCAACCTGATCCAGATCATCCTGAACGCCCAGATCGTCAACTGCGCGCTGCTTCCCGTGGAGCTGATCCTGATGCTCATCCTGATCAATCGCCGCCGGATCATGGGGCGCTACAAAAACACGATTGGGATGAATGTCGTCGCCTGGACCACAACGGCGATCGCCGCCTCGCTGTCCCTGTTCTTGCTGGTTCGCCAGATCTGGACGGCGATTCATCCCGCCTGA
- a CDS encoding ring-cleaving dioxygenase: MELTGLHHVTAITKVASENLAFYTQTLGMRLVKKTVNQDDVSAYHLFYADEAGNAGTDMTFFDWAMSAPHRPGAGDVSTTALRVASREALDWWVARFDSLGVAHGEIEEVSGRARLTFTDPEGQRLALVTDDGAPGGTPWDKSPVPVEMGVKGLDAVTLTVRRAAATAKVLTDVLSFRQTRTYQTADGYEAVVYETGAGGAGTEVHLVERPDLPQTRQGAGGVHHVAFRTPNAEEQREWLKRITAAGLQASQQIDRFYFQSIYFREPNGVLFEIATDGPGFATDESREHMGEALALPPFLEPHRAQIEAGLKPLK; this comes from the coding sequence ATGGAACTGACTGGGCTGCATCATGTGACGGCGATTACGAAGGTCGCTTCCGAGAATTTGGCGTTTTATACGCAGACACTGGGAATGCGTCTGGTGAAGAAGACGGTGAATCAGGATGACGTTTCCGCGTACCATCTGTTTTACGCCGACGAGGCCGGGAACGCTGGCACGGATATGACGTTCTTTGACTGGGCGATGTCCGCGCCGCACCGGCCAGGGGCGGGCGATGTTTCGACGACGGCTCTGCGTGTGGCGAGCCGAGAGGCGTTGGACTGGTGGGTGGCGCGCTTTGACAGCCTGGGCGTTGCGCATGGCGAGATCGAGGAGGTTTCAGGACGAGCGCGGTTAACCTTCACCGATCCCGAAGGGCAGCGGCTGGCGCTGGTGACGGATGACGGCGCGCCTGGCGGTACGCCGTGGGACAAGAGCCCGGTGCCCGTGGAAATGGGCGTCAAAGGTCTGGACGCTGTCACGCTTACTGTCCGCCGCGCGGCGGCGACGGCGAAGGTGCTGACGGATGTTCTCAGCTTCCGGCAAACGCGGACGTATCAAACGGCTGATGGATACGAAGCGGTGGTTTATGAGACAGGAGCGGGTGGGGCGGGGACGGAAGTGCATTTGGTCGAGCGCCCCGACTTGCCGCAGACGCGTCAGGGAGCGGGCGGCGTGCATCACGTCGCATTCCGCACGCCGAACGCCGAGGAGCAACGGGAGTGGCTGAAGCGGATCACGGCGGCGGGCTTGCAGGCGTCGCAGCAAATCGACCGGTTCTATTTCCAGTCGATTTACTTCCGCGAACCCAACGGCGTTCTGTTCGAGATCGCGACGGACGGCCCCGGCTTCGCCACCGATGAGTCCCGGGAGCACATGGGAGAAGCGCTCGCGCTGCCGCCATTCCTGGAGCCGCATCGCGCGCAGATCGAAGCGGGACTGAAGCCGCTGAAGTAA
- a CDS encoding PEP-CTERM sorting domain-containing protein: MKSKKSWIAAGRFATISTGMLGVFSAAHAQPFVPGDLVVSRSVYMGSASTVVVGQNLPGGGQAIANGSYPNVFANESVDSSFGVTSPIFLDEIKTNGALDKVIAVPDSLLTTSFPSKSELALNLSQDHHSLTFMGYASPINHLDVSNSNTPNHFDPTNPVGTTVQRVIAQYNANGSVSATNVNSYSGNNGRAAIYANGNYYTVGNAGNGSGSPSQIVDNTGVQISKPGQSETTMVGNYSVTQNGYKADKPGKDNNFRGETIFNNTLYVTKGSGSNGIDTVYQVGNAGSLPTISNAANTPITIVTGFPTGLAKTNTAKFAPFGLFFANSDTLYVADEGDGTGTDANAGLEKWSKVNGVWHLDYTLQNGLNLGVQYSVNGLPTTLDPATTGLRNITGRVNSDGTVSIYAVTSTASGATDQGADPNKLVSITDQLNYTTSAQSLSEQFSILKSASYGEVLRGVAFAPTVPEPSSIAALLMGVAGLGFGVLKRRRSQV; encoded by the coding sequence ATGAAGAGTAAGAAATCATGGATAGCCGCCGGCCGCTTTGCCACGATCTCCACCGGTATGCTGGGAGTGTTCAGCGCCGCGCACGCCCAGCCTTTTGTTCCCGGCGACCTCGTCGTCAGCCGCAGCGTCTATATGGGGAGCGCCTCCACAGTTGTCGTCGGACAGAACCTTCCCGGGGGAGGACAGGCAATCGCGAATGGTTCTTATCCTAACGTTTTCGCCAACGAATCCGTGGACTCAAGCTTCGGCGTGACCAGCCCGATTTTTCTGGACGAAATCAAGACCAACGGCGCGCTGGACAAAGTCATCGCCGTCCCGGACAGCCTGCTCACCACGAGCTTTCCGTCGAAATCCGAGCTCGCGCTGAACCTGTCGCAGGACCACCATTCGCTGACTTTCATGGGCTACGCCTCCCCAATCAATCACCTCGATGTTTCCAACTCCAATACGCCGAACCACTTCGATCCTACGAATCCCGTTGGGACCACTGTGCAGCGCGTCATCGCGCAGTACAACGCCAATGGCAGCGTGAGCGCCACCAACGTCAACTCTTACAGCGGCAACAACGGGCGCGCCGCGATCTACGCGAACGGCAACTACTACACGGTCGGCAACGCGGGCAACGGCAGCGGATCTCCCAGCCAGATCGTAGACAATACCGGCGTCCAGATCAGCAAGCCTGGACAGTCAGAGACAACGATGGTCGGCAATTACAGCGTCACGCAGAACGGTTACAAAGCCGATAAGCCCGGCAAGGATAATAACTTCCGTGGCGAGACGATTTTTAACAACACCCTCTACGTCACAAAAGGCAGCGGCAGCAACGGCATCGATACGGTTTACCAGGTTGGAAACGCAGGCTCTCTGCCGACGATTTCCAACGCCGCGAATACGCCGATCACGATTGTGACGGGATTTCCCACCGGGTTGGCGAAGACCAACACCGCGAAATTTGCTCCGTTCGGTCTGTTCTTCGCCAATTCCGATACGCTGTACGTTGCGGATGAGGGCGACGGTACTGGGACTGACGCTAACGCCGGCCTGGAGAAGTGGTCTAAAGTCAACGGTGTCTGGCATCTTGACTATACGCTGCAAAACGGCCTGAATCTGGGCGTCCAGTACAGCGTCAATGGGCTCCCGACAACGCTCGATCCGGCGACGACAGGACTGCGCAACATCACGGGGCGCGTCAATAGCGACGGAACCGTCAGCATCTACGCGGTCACATCGACCGCCAGCGGCGCCACGGACCAGGGCGCCGACCCGAATAAATTAGTCTCGATCACCGATCAGCTAAACTACACGACCTCCGCTCAATCTTTAAGCGAGCAGTTCAGCATCCTCAAATCCGCCTCCTACGGCGAAGTCCTCCGAGGCGTCGCATTCGCGCCGACGGTACCGGAACCGTCCTCCATCGCCGCCCTATTGATGGGCGTCGCGGGCCTCGGATTCGGCGTCCTGAAGCGCCGCCGCAGTCAGGTCTGA
- a CDS encoding ATP-binding protein codes for MILKLSLDLPEEKEYIRLSRTLGKCTLEYLNVMQSDIDDVETIVSELTSNVIRHAHSTEGRFGLILEYYAKKVVITVRDKGNGFSLIEAGLKPQERTGFNGELRLGGFGLKMVTGLSDSLRFTQSTRRGTVVKAEKILTYSSPLDAKHAAHMNSGEADCISIAALVNA; via the coding sequence ATGATACTCAAGCTATCGCTGGATTTGCCGGAAGAGAAAGAATATATCCGTCTCAGCCGCACGCTAGGCAAGTGTACGCTCGAATATTTGAATGTGATGCAAAGCGATATTGACGATGTTGAGACGATCGTCAGCGAACTCACCAGCAATGTCATTCGCCATGCCCACTCGACGGAGGGGCGCTTTGGCCTGATTTTGGAATACTACGCGAAGAAAGTCGTCATTACCGTGCGCGATAAAGGGAATGGATTCTCCCTCATCGAAGCCGGACTAAAACCACAGGAGCGCACCGGCTTCAACGGGGAGCTGCGGCTGGGAGGCTTTGGCCTGAAGATGGTCACCGGCCTCTCCGACAGTCTCCGATTCACGCAATCGACTCGGCGCGGCACGGTGGTGAAAGCCGAGAAGATTCTGACCTACAGCAGCCCGCTCGACGCCAAACACGCCGCGCACATGAACAGCGGCGAGGCGGATTGCATCTCCATCGCGGCGCTGGTGAACGCGTAA
- a CDS encoding response regulator transcription factor, whose protein sequence is MPYKILVVDDEPPIVRLMEFILARQGHEMLVAVNGEEALAQVREHKPDLILLDIMMPRIDGYEVARTLRADPATCDMPIIMLSAKAQEEDIQKGMDVGVNEYITKPFGPDHLVRVVNKYLAEGE, encoded by the coding sequence ATGCCCTACAAGATACTCGTGGTGGACGATGAGCCGCCGATTGTCCGCCTGATGGAGTTTATCCTCGCGCGGCAAGGACACGAAATGCTAGTCGCGGTGAACGGCGAAGAAGCCCTCGCCCAGGTGCGCGAGCACAAGCCGGACTTAATCCTGCTGGACATCATGATGCCCCGCATCGACGGCTACGAAGTCGCCCGCACGCTGCGCGCCGACCCGGCGACCTGCGACATGCCCATTATCATGCTTTCGGCGAAGGCGCAGGAAGAGGATATTCAAAAGGGGATGGATGTGGGGGTAAACGAATACATCACCAAGCCGTTCGGCCCGGATCATCTGGTGCGGGTGGTGAATAAGTATTTGGCGGAGGGGGAGTGA